In Candidatus Zixiibacteriota bacterium, the DNA window ATGCTCCTCGAACAAGCCGGAGGAACCGGCCAAATTCACTGAAGGGGCCAAATATTTCCCTTTGGCCGAGGGTGATACCTGGTACTTTACCACCAGCGACCAGCGCAAAATTGTCCGGACGGTTTCCGGCGATACGACGGTGCTGACTGTAACCTGCAAGCGGATTCTGGAGAATGACAGTACTGCCGAGGCCTGGACGGTCGATACCAGCGGATTCAAGTTGCATCTTCTGCTGAAAGACCACTGGGCCGATCCGCCGCTTCTGATTCCGTTCAATCTCGTTCAGGGGAAACCTTACCACTACGACTCCAGGATTTATTTCTATGAGGGAGATGTTCTTTACTACTCCGACTTAACCGGCAGTTTGGAATTCAAGGGGTATATGACCAGGACAGTGGCGGCGGGCACCTTTGCCAGGGCGATCAAACTGCATTATATCCCCGATGGTTCTACCGCCTATGATGAGTACTACGGCAAAGGGGTGGGGCTATTGGATAACGGCGACTATTTTCTGGACAGTGCTTTTATTGGCGGTGTTTGGTACAAGTAATTCCTTGATAAAATGAAAAAGGGAGGAGCAACTCCTCCCTCTTTGCCTCGGAGCTAACCCCTTAATAAAATTCAGGAAGCTATCACGAGGATAGCTTCCCGAATTTTCAAATCTCATAAACTACCGGATCACATTAATCCGCAAATGGGAGCAGGACAGCCCTGAATTGTCCATCCGGCTCACTTGCTCATACATTTCTGTTCCCACTCCTGACAAGTAGGGCAGCTTAAGGGAAAGCCTGAGTATAGCACTTTAATCAACCCAGTGACATCTTGGATATTTAAGATACAATCGCAGTTCAGATCAGCTTCCGGATACTTGCCTGGAGCGACCTTACAAGGGATACAAAAAACACTCTTATATAGGAAATTGATAATGCAAGTAACATCCTGAATGTTGACTCTGCCATCATGGTTGGCATCGCCGCGTTTCACACAGCAGCTAGTGGTAACCACGACATAGATGGTCGCGAAACCGGAGTCTCTGCCGTCGTTGGCGGTCACCGTAAAGGAGAAATGACCACTATCCGGAGGCGTCCAGTTGAAGAGGCCAGTACCATTACCATTGTCGGCAAAGATCGAGGTACCCGGCAAACCGGTTGCCGTCATTGTGATGACATCACCATCAAGGTCAAAGCCGGTTACCGTGCCGATCATCAACTGGGCCTTATTGCCGTAAAAAGTCTTGGATTGGACTATCGGGGCATTGTTGAACCGATCTCTCCACCACTGTTCGGCTTTGTCGATGGTGGTCTTCAGACCAGCAGCGCCAGTGTTATACTCGGTGGCGAGAATCTTGATGAAGATCAGCGTATCATTCACGCCCAGGTTCTTCTTACCGTAGTAAGCCACCATATTCAGATCCTGATACAGCGAATCTTCCATCATCGGCCGAGTCGACTGCCAGGGCTGATAACCGCTGCAAGTATTCAGCTTGTTATACAACTGCTGCGGCACGAAGTTACCGGTCGAATAGACCCAGTCGGCATTCAAACCGGTATACATACAGGTGATGTTGGGGAACCGGTCGGCGGAACTGCTTGCGGGCAGTTTATAACCGTTGAGGTAGGCGAAACCACCGGCGCGATTGTTCGCCGGCACACAGTCATTATTGGTAATGCTGTCCGGGCCATATTCGCCGCCATAGCACCACATCATCTGACGCGTGGCGTCATAATCCGAACCGTTTTCCACACCAGAGTCGGAGGGAATGTCCCAGTCCATAAGTTCGCCAATCATCAGATTGCTGTAAGCCACGCCGCGCTTATTGACGATTTTGAGCCTCTGGATAAGGAATCCGCAGGTATCCGGATGCGGAGGCATCCAGTACTCGCACTCAATACCCATTCCGGAGTCGCTGGTCAGGAACTGGTTGGTATAGGCATACTGATAGTCCGCATGGCTGGTGGAATCAACCACCAGTGCTTGCCCCGGACGGAAGCCGTTCTTATTCAGCCAGTCGGCATCAAAAATGTAAGAGTTGAGAATGGTGTCGCCGGGATTGTTACCCTTAGCCCGCAGAATGAAGGGACTTGCGTCATAGAGATATATCTTGGCGTTGTCATCCTGACTGTTGGTGTTGAGGGTGGTGTCGCAGTCGTTGAAGAAATCGAGGTCATATGCGCCCCCTCCCTGATTACCCTGACGACCAAGATTTCCCGCGTTGTTCAGCACAATCCGGTTGCATGCGGTTCTGATACTGGCCCACTCGGGGAACTGAACCGTATCGGCAACAATCAGACGAACAGGCAGAGTATCCGGAGAGGTCGGAGCGTCGGTTACAAACTCGATGAAACCTTCGCAAACCTTCGGACCGCTTGTTATCGCGCCACCCTTGTTCAAGTTAACGGTCGCATTGACAAAGTTCGGAACCAGATGCGAAATCGTCCACGGAACACCGGTGATACCCAGCCAATCCTGGCCGGGATAAGTCGTTTTGACAATATTGACCGCAAAGATATGCAGAATAGCATTACCGATGTTCTCCAGACGAACTGTCGTGTCAAGCGGGGTTGACGGTTTCGTCCAGGCCGGATCACCGATCTCATTGGGGGTGCATTCCAGCCGCGGGTTCGGAACCGGCGCGACGCATGGCAGGCGGAACCATTTCACCGGATTATATGTCCAGACGCCGTCATCCTGCACGCAGGCGCCCGGATAACGGTCCTGAACATAGAGGACGTCAAGGTACCAGTTCCCGATATAGCTTCCCGAGGGGTCAACAATCGGAATACCGGTCCAGTCGCCGCCGCTCTTATCCATACCAAAACGGGACATCGAGGGCCACATCTCGGAGCCGCAGATAACCGCGCCAATAGTGTCGCAATGAGGCGTATAGGTATTGGTCAGGTTACGGGCGATATCCCAGTTCAAACCGCCGTTGTCGGAAACGGACATATAAAGCTCGCCGTTAGCCGCCGCTTCATCCATTTGGCGATAACAGTCGTTATCTATACCATGGGCAATATCATTGAACTGGACAAATAGAGCATAAAACTTCCCATCACATTCTGACAACTGCATCTTAACTATACTCATCCGGTTCCAGACATCGCCATAGCATCCCGAATCAGGAATATCCCAGTTGGCGTCTTTAATTGTGGTAATCACATTGTTTCCATTATCCCAATGAAACAAGCGGCAGCCATGGAAATGGTTGAAAACCGGTCCGTCCAGGGAGGGCGTCGCCTCGCGCGCGTTCCAAATGATGTGAAGCTGATCATCGGTATCAATAAGAGCCGAAAGGTCAGTTTCCGCTAGCCACCCGCTCTCATCTGGAACATAATTGTATTTTGTGACATTGACGGTCGGCGTCCAGGTAGCCCCCATGTTGTCAGACATCATATAATATACATCCGAATATTGTGGATAGCGCCACGGTGAAGAATTGTCATCGGGTGGCTCCGCATAGCCTGCGGTCCAGACTAAAGCCACCTTTCCACTGACTCTTGAGGCGGTTACTACCGCGGAAATGGAACTGACGGTATCGATGGCTTTAGGAGGATATTCCCAGTGACCTACAGTGTCACTGCCTACCCTTCTAAAGTAGGAAATCCGCATGTTACCGGAATATCCACTACCCAGATGTGGATCCAGATAGTGCCAATTATCCCATTGGGCCAAAACATGGGTTACAGTGTCACCGTTCCAGACTTGATATTCCATCGAGGGCCACCGATACACATATTGCCCAGGATTTCCATAGTCGGTTGTGCTGTCCGGAACCTTGCTCCGGTAAGGCACAAAATAGCAGAAGCCCGGTGCGTAGTCATACCAGACTGTAGGTTTAGAATCGCCAGCATATCCGGTCTCGGTGTGATCGATGCAAAGAATTGCTTTACCTTCGGTATCCACATCAAGGCCCACATAACCGGAAATATTATTGGGGGCTCCGGCATGAACATCGCAACCGCCGCTATCGGCGGAACCCTCCTGGAGAAATATCCCCAAGCCGGCGTCATAGGCTTCATAGCCGGTTTGCCAAAGCTCGTCCATCACTGTCGTCGTCTGTTTGGTCCAGGCAAAATGAACCATCTGTGTGCCGCGCCAGTCAACCTGCCGCTGCATACTGCCATAGTGTTGGTTATCATGGATTGTCACGCCAATTTTATAACCTGGTGCAGGACTTGGGTAATTAACATATCCCAAACTCTGCCCTGTGCCCCCCTTATCCGCGGTTCCCTTTGCGGCATTTTGGGCCGGTGCGGCAAAGGGGTCCTGCTTCTTTATTGGTTTCTGCATGCCATGGGTAATCGATACCAAAAAGGTGAGGAATAGAAGCAGAATAGCCGAGTTCACCAAAATTCTATTTGTCATTCTTTCATCCCTTCCAATGCACGTTTACCTGCTTCTCCCCGGGCCCGGCTCAACTCATGCTGAATGAACGGCCGGGGCGTTGTTAAGCTGTCATTGAACTAATGGCTTTGTAACCCGAGTGCTTCCGCCAACTAATCACCTCCCCCCGCAATCCAGCCTTAAAAGTCCCTGAAAAACAACATTTTCAATCTCTAAGAGAATCATTCCCGAGACCGCATAATTAATCGCCGCCAAACAGTAAGAGATATGTAACAGCGTATCAAACGCCAAATTTAACTAAAAAAGCCACTGCCTGTTGTGAAGCGCGATGTAATAGCCCGATGTAAAGACTTGAATCTGGCTCTTAATTCAAAGAACGCACACCGCGCCGAATTGTCAAGCGCATGCGCCACTTTATTTCTTATCAAAATACCTGTTCGGCGCCGTTCTATCCCTAACCGCTTGATTTTCAGGCAAGTGCGGAGGAGCCGATTTTGGCTTCTTTATCGCATTTTTTCTCTTGACAACATTTAACGACATATTATATTAGGACGACCTTAGACATAATCCCTCCCACCCCCGCGCTCATCACTGGGCCCGGGGGTATTTATTTGAGCATTCCCACTGATTTCCGTTAATATTTTTCATCGGGAACTCGATTTGGGTAGTATATTAATATGATGGTGTAACTATGCCCAGAATTTACTTGCTTGCTATTTTACTTGCCTTATTTATCGCAAACCCGATCGGCGCTCAGGAGCGGCGGGGCATGCTTCCGCCACAATTGCGCGTGCCTCAGCCCCCTCCCCCACCCCCGTCAATCAACCCTTCGGCGGTCACGGTGGCGCGGCTTCACTACAGCGGCGGCGGCGACTGGTATTGGGGCGGATCCTCGATCCCCAATTTCCTCAAATTCCTTCGGGAAAACAGCAATTTCCCGATCGATCCCGAGGAGAAGACTATCCAGATAATGGATGATAACCTGTTCCGGTACCCGTTTCTGTTCGCGACCGGGCATGGGATCATGAAATTCACCGATGATGAAAAAGTTCGCCTGCGAACCTATCTGGCCGGAGGCGGTTTTCTGTTTATCAACGACTCGTACGGGATGGAGAAGAATCTAAAAAAGGAACTGGCGGCTCTTTTCCCCGAGCGGCCGCTGGTGGAACTCCCTTTTGACCATCCGATTTACCACAGCTATTACGATTTTTCCACCGGCCCGCCCAAAATCCACGAGCACGACAACAAACCACCCCAGGGATTCGGGATAACGATCGATGGCCGCGTGGTATTGTATTACCTCTATGAATCCGATATAGGTGATGGCTGGGAGGACCCGCAGGTGCACAACGATCCGCCCGAAAAGCGGGAAGCGGCCCTGAAAATGGGGATGAATATTTTAGTCTATGCCCTGACCCATTAAGGTCGAAGGGCTGACAAGGAACAATATGAAAGAGCACGAAAGAATTGCCGGGCTGAAAAAGCGGATCAGGCGCACTCTGAACCGCGAACGGGCGCTCCTCTTTGCCGCCGGCCTCGCCGGAACGGTCATGGGTTTTCTGGTCGTGATGATTGTCCTTTCCCTGCTGGCCGGGGTGGTAGTCATACCGGTATGGGTTAAGATAATTCTACTGGCGACATCAGGGTTGGCACTTCTCTATATCTTCTGGCGGTTGGCTTTCTCCCGCCTGTTCCATGGTTCCGCCGAAACAACGGCGCTGAAACTGGAAAAGAAATTTCCGGACCTGAAAGGACGCCTGATTGCCGCGCTGCAGTTTTCCGAGTCGAAAGAATCGGATCTGGCCGGCTATTCGACCGATTTGATTTATGCCACGCTTCTTCAGGCCGAACAGAAAAGCACCGACCTTAATTTTAACGAGATAATTTCGGCTTATCCTTTCTGGCACAATCTGAGGAATCTGGCTCTGACCGGCGCGGCGGCCCTGCTGATGCTGCTTCTATTCCCCGGCCTCTTCAGTTTTTCTTACGAGGTTTATTCCCGCCCGACCGAACTTATCATCCCGCCCCTGGGATATACGCTCAGCACTTATCCGGGCGATTTTACCGCCATCAAGTACCGTGATATCGATATCGGGGCAGTGATAAAAGGGGACAAATTCCCCGATAAGGCTGTGGTTTATTACCGATTCACCGAGGGAAACTGGCAGAAAACCGAAATCAATCTGATCGGAATCGCACATCATCCTTCATCGTTTGGCGACTCGGCACTGATACTCACGACTGTCAAGCAGGCTCGGCGGCCGCTCGAATATTATGTCCGCGCCGGAAGAATTACTACTCCAACCGCTCATATCGAGGTGGTCGATCGTCCGCGTGTGACCGGGATCAAACTTTCGCTCTTCTACCCCGATTATACCGGCCTTGCCCCGGCGGTCATCGATGAAAACGACGGCAACATTTCCGCTGTCCTGGGAACACGGGTTACCATGAAAATCGAGACCAATCTCCCTTCTGTCAAAGCCGAGATGTTATTTGAAGATTCCTCCCGCTCGCCTTTTGAGATAAACGGCCTAACGGCCGAACAATCGTTCCGGGTGGAAAAAGACCGCCGGTATGTAATTCATCTGATGGATAAGCAGAACGAGGTCAACCCCGACCCGATCGAATACAAGATTACGGCTATCCCCGACGATTACCCCGTTATCGAGGTAATCCGCCCCGGCGGTGATATGAATCTCAACGAGGATATGATTGTTCCGCTTCTGCTGCGCATTTCCGATGATTACGGTTTCTCCTCGTTGATTCTGAAGTACAATATCATTTCCGGCGGTAATAAAGGTGAAGAAAAAATCGCCGTGCTTCATTTCTCCGATCGGATCAAAACCGAGGGTGAAATCGATTTCGCCTGGGATATCGAGCCGCTCTACCTTCAGCCCTCCGATTACGTGCAGTATCATTTCGAGCTGGCCGATAACGACCGTATCAGCGGCCCGAAGGTGACCGTGTCGCGGCAGTATATCGCCCGTCTCCCCTCTCTGGATGAGATCATTTCGCAGACCGAGCGGGAGCAGAACCAGAATATCGACCGGGCGGAAGAATCGATGAAGGCGCAGAAGGAACTGGCGGAACGGCTGACAAATATCGCCCGCAAGCTTGAGGAGGAAAAAAACAGCGGCGATAAGAAGCTTGCCTGGCAGCACCAGCAGGAGCTTGAGGAAATCGCCAATAAGCAGGGTGATGTAGAGAAACAGGTTCAGGATGCGGCCAAACAAATGGAAAATCTGGTCAACAAGATGCAGGAAAATCGCGCCACCAGCCGGGAAGTCCTGGAAAAATTGGTGGAAATTCAGAAGCTGTTCGAGGAGATCGCCACTCCGGAAATGCGCGAGACAAGGTTGAAATTGATGGAAGCGCTCAAGAAAATGGATCCCAAACAATTGGAACAGGCGCTTAAAGATTTTCAGCTTTCCCAGCAGGAATTGATGGAGCGGCTGGACCGTACGATCGCCCTTCTTAAGAAAATGAAAATCGAGCAGAAGGTTAATGCTCTGACCGAGATAGCCAGGGAGCTGGCCGCCAAACAGGAGAAGATGAATCAAAATACCTCGGATTCGGCCGCCGAGAAACTCCCCTCACTTGCTCCCGAAGAAAAGAAAGTGAAAGACCAGCTTGATGATCTGAAACGCCAGGCTCAGGAATTGCGGCAGATGCTTAAAGAGACCCCTTACAGCAAGGCCCAGGATGCGGATCAATTCTGCAAGGCGGTGGAGCAGAATGATGCCGGGCAGAATATGGAAAACATGTCTCAGAATCTTTCCGGTAAGAAAAAAGACCCTGCCCTCAATGAAGGCAAGCAGGCCCTTTCCAAACTTCTTTCGATGCTCGATTCCATGCAGAAGGGTCAGGCCAGCATGTGTCAGGGGGGCGACAGTGAAATTGCCGGCAAGATGCGCGAGGCGATTGATGATATCAACTACCTTTCCGACAATCAGGAGGTTTTGATCGACCAGGCGGCGATGATTCAGGGTCAATCCGAGGTCCTTCGCGATCTGGCCGCGCAGCAACAGGTTTTGAAAGAATCGGTGGGCGGGCTGGCCCGAAGAATCGTCGAAATGGGGAAAGAGTCTCCTTTTATCGCCGCGGAATTGGATAATCTTGTCCAGAAGGCTATGGCCAATATGGACCTTTCGATCGACAAGTTTACCAACCGCTTCGGAGCCGAGGGAGGCACTTATCAGCAGGAGGCGCTCTATAATCTCAACCGGGCGGCGGTTCGGATGCTTGATGCGCTCGAATCTCAAAAAAATTGCAACAAGGGTGGTTCGTGCAATAAGCCGACCCAGAAACTCAACTCCCTCTGCGACCGTCAGGATATGCTGAATCGGAAAACCCAGTCGCAGTGCCAGAACCCAAAAGACTTAAGCCCCGGCGACCGTGAAGCAATGCAGCGCCTTGCCGCCGAGCAGGATGGAATCCATAAATCGCTGGAGCAACTCGAGCAGGAATTCGGCGACAGCCGCGAGGTGCTTGGCCGTCTGGACGCCATCTCGAAAGATATGGAAGAGATCGTCGATCAACTAAGTTCCGGCCCGGTCGGTCAGGAGACATTGGAGCGTCAGCTTAAAGTGTACTCCCGCATGCTCGATGCCGCCCGCACCATGCAAAGAAAGGATTTCACCGAACAGCGCAAAGCTGAGACCGGAAAAGATATTCTGCGCAATTCGCCGCCGGCTCTATCGGGCGATCAGCTTCAGGGCGGACTTAAGGTTGAGGATAAATTGCGGCAATTTCTCGATGAAAGCTATCCCCCCGAATATGAACAGCATATAAAAGCCTATTTTAAGGCCCTCCTCGAGAAAACCGAATCCGCTCCGGCCACCCCAGATTATGAAAATAAGTAAAGCAATTCTATTTCTTTTGGGAATATGGGTCGCTCTGGGCGTACCGATTGTGGCGGCTCAGTCGGAGCCGATGCAACCTCCTACCCGCATCCTCCCCGGCGACAGCCAATCGGTCATTTCCGGCCGGGATGGCCGGCTGGCCGTAGTTCGGCAGCTTATCGCGCAGGGGGCTTATATCAGCGCCATTAATCTGCTCGAAACTTACTACGCCGAGGAGCCGGATAACGAAACCCTGGTCGATCTCATGTTGAACTGCTATGGGGCGCTCAAAGACAATGCCAGAGCGGAAGCTTTATTGCGCGACCGATTAGCCCGAAAACCATCGGATTATAGAAATCAATATCTGTTGCTTGATCTCTATCTCCGGATGGGCGCCGACTCCCTTATTGACGAACAAGTCAGGGAGACGGAACGGCTTTTCCCCGACAATCCTGATATCGTTTACTCCACGTTGCATCTACTCATCAACTACGGCGAAGGGGACCGGGCCTTGAAATTGATTCAGGAAAAACGAAAGGAATTCAAAAATAATAACCTTTTTGGCCTTGAGATGGCCTCCCTACTGGAGATGAAGGGGGCCTATTATGATGCTGTTCTGGAATGTTTCCGGGGACTGGGAAACGATACCGCCAAGGCACGGGATGTTGACCGCAAGATTGCCGGGATGATCCGGTTACAGGGGGCACCGCCGGAAGTGATTCGGGGGCTAAAGACGGTTCTCGATTCCGTGCCGAATAAAATTCCGGCCCTGAGGATGCTCAATGAGGCTTATATAAAGAATAATCAGTATGCCGAGGCCTACAATGTCACGATCCTTCTTGATTCGCTCACACAGAGCGACGGGCGCGAGCTTTTTATATACCTGCGGCAATGCCGCGAAAGAAAATTGTATGAACAGGTGCTGAAAACGGCGGAATATATCGACCGCAAGTATGCCTCCAATTGGTCACTATCGGAATATAAATTCTACTATGCCGAGGCGCTGGCCGGGGTGGGACGCTTTCCGCAGGCGATTGCCCAATATAAAGAGATCGCTGCCAGGTACCCGCAACCCAGAGATCAGGCCGAAGCGATGTTGGAGACGGGAAATATCTATCGCTATAACCTTCGCCAATACGATTCGGCCCGCGTCTATTATCGGATCGTCTCCTCGGCTTTTGCCTTTTCCTCTTATAATGTTCGGGCTGCCCTGGAAATGGCCAAAATGCTCCTGGTAGAGGGAAAGCTCGATTCGGCGGAAGCCGCTTTCCTGAATCTGCAGCGAGAACGGATCAAAACAGAAGAGAGGGAATTCGCCGACTATGCCGTGGCCATGATCCTGCTCTTTCGGCATCAGTTCGATGAGGCAAATATCGCTTTCAGGAAAGTTATTGAAACCTATCCTCGCGGTTTCTATGTCAATGATGCTCTGGTCAACAGCCTGATTATTGGTGAGGCATCGGGTTCCGCCCCCGATGTGCTGACCCCTTATGCCGAGGCCCTCTTTTTCGAAAATCGTTTGATGCCCGATTCGGTCGAAAACCGCCTTCAGGCAATAGTTGCCGTTGGGGAATCCCCTCTTTCCGGCCCGGCAATTTACAAACTCGCCCAATTCTATATCGGACAGGGGGATACACTAAGGGCGCTTGGGACGATCGATGAAGCCGAGAAGCTGTACCCCCAGAACTACTTCTTTCCCTATTGTTTGAAGCTCAAAGGAGATATCTTTTTCGGCAAAATAGACGGCAAAAAGCAGGCGGCCGAAATCTATAAAACGCTTCTGGAGAAATTCGGCAACTACCCCTTTGTGGGCGAAGTGCGATTGAAACTCCAGGAGTTGGAAGGGTATCGCCTTCCGGGATAACGATTAATATTCAGCCGGCGTTTTCTCCCGCTCTGTTTTGATAGCCCGCAACTCTGATTCCAGACTCCCAATTCGATTTTCGTAGCTTTCGATCTTTCGCGCTTTCATCTTGGTGGTTGTCCTGACCAGGAGACCAAGCGAAATAAACATAAAAAGGACCGAATTGATTTGCCGGAAAATCTCTCCATAATTGAAAAGAGAATCCAGGAAGGCGGCTATGCCCAAGAGAAACAACATTGTACACCAGATAAACATATTACCTCCAATAAACCTATCTCCCGGGGGATAAACAGGTTCAGAAAAATGTTGTGAATTCTGTTATTCTTCTTATATTTGTGCCAATATTTTCAGAATTTGTATAATTTTCAGGCTCTTCCTGTATATCGGAAGGTCTGTCTTGAGCTTTAGGAGGAAGATTGGAGATTAAACGATACTTGCCCGGAGAAGGTTTTGACCGGACCAACGCCATCATTGCCGGTCTGGTCTTCCTTTTCAGTTTTGTCATTTATAGAATGACAGTTGCGCCGACTCTTTCTTTCTGGGACTGCGGGGAATTTATCGCCTGCGCTTA includes these proteins:
- a CDS encoding DUF4159 domain-containing protein, producing MPRIYLLAILLALFIANPIGAQERRGMLPPQLRVPQPPPPPPSINPSAVTVARLHYSGGGDWYWGGSSIPNFLKFLRENSNFPIDPEEKTIQIMDDNLFRYPFLFATGHGIMKFTDDEKVRLRTYLAGGGFLFINDSYGMEKNLKKELAALFPERPLVELPFDHPIYHSYYDFSTGPPKIHEHDNKPPQGFGITIDGRVVLYYLYESDIGDGWEDPQVHNDPPEKREAALKMGMNILVYALTH